The DNA sequence CAATGCTTGCATTGGTCTGGACATATCCGTAGTAAAAGTGTATAAAAAACAAAGATTAACTCATAATACGAAATAATATATTCAATATTTGaaatgatttaaaattaattattattattatgtgctAAAAAGTTGATATCTCAAATTTGACATATGAAATATAGTGATGATGCTACAAGCCTTTTTATAATTACCTTTTGttggtaaaaaataattgaaCTCGAAGAAAAAGGTTATTCGAATTATAAAGTAAGCTTTTGCAAAAAGAGTTAGTGTGGAAGGAGATGTATTTGGTGGCATTGAGTAAGAGATCGATTAGTTTAGTAAATCGAGGAGTTATTCGAGTTAAAAAGATCGAAAATTCTTAGAATCGAAGGTTATTCAACTGTCGTTATAGGATCAGGCAAAAGAGCGGGAACGGTTATCTGTGTTTTTGTACACGTAAGATTTTCATTTCGAAATGATCAGTTAAGGAAATGGCTATAAATACTAGAAGGCTCGAAGTCACAAAGATTGTAACTTTGCTTCAGAAATTACTCACGCACACTCATATCTCCAGCGACTTATTGAGTCTACTTTGAGTcaattttctgtagggttccttccacttATTTTACTTTCCATTTATATTTTCTGcaaactttacttttcttgtaaatTTATCTTTCCAGcaacatttaattttcttgttcaatttacaattttcagtatttttattttcgaagTTTAAAAGTCCTTTGATCTAATCAAAggcattttattgctttatttaaattcaatgcaaaccaTTTCGATTTCAGTCAATTTTACGTTCAAAATCTTTATCTTTCAGTCCTtcagtctttttctttaatttttgtctaATTCGAGGAACTTTGATACACTTCTAGAAAACTGGTACTCGCaaaaaagaggagtaggtttcgctcccaaaccattagaatcgaactaccattgatttgctaaaaatcgcaaaacaaattggcacgcctgGTGGTGGACAGTTTTTAAATTGAAGTGTGTCAAATGATTTTGGTGTCACTTGGTGTatgcaattaagaagtggaaggattgttcacatggctgatgaagtgtcgaatgtgaatggtggttcgtCCACTAATGATAGTGCACCAATAACTatataaccttcaaaagttacTTCACGTTCCGAAAGGGTGGTTATCAGTGAAAGTGTGGCAGTTATAAATATGCAGGCTGAAAATAAGGGACGTAATACTCGTCCACGTGGTAATTCACCACCAATTCAACCTCAAGTAACTGCTGGTTGGCCTCCTTATGGCCTTCCTCCTGGTTATACTCCGTCAGTGAGTGGTTTTGTACCTCCAATTTGATTTGGGAGGGCATAAATGGAGTAAGTAATGTCCAAAATTCACAACAATCCGAGTTTTCTCGAGATTGTAATATGGGCTCTACATCAAATGCTTCTAATTCAATAGCAGCATTTCGGCAACATGTGAAAGAAAAACATCATGATTTAGTCAATCTATTCACCCAGCAAATGACCACAATTTTGAATCCTATGATGGCTGATCACAAATTGAAATTCGATCGTCTTGCAAGGCAAGTCGAGCGAATTGCTCGAATCGTTGATTATGATGAAGGAGAAAGGCAGAATGCTAGAGGAAATAACGAgggttttaaaatttatttcaaaatgagaatgatgtttatagaaatagagaaaatcctcAGTTAATTCTTCATGGTCAAAATGCAGAAGATGTCCTGGCTCGATTACGCGTTAATCCAGTTGGTGAACGTTATCAAGTTACTAgaattgtggaacatgttttaaATAGGGTTGGATTCAatataggattcatgaatcaaCCCCATTTTGTGTCAGCTTTTTTCCAAAATGTTCAAATGGCTGAAGTGTCAAGAGGAatgaaaaatcctaaaataatTACGAAGTTTGCAGGAGAAGTTGGAGAGTCAACTATTGAACATGTTGCTCGATATTTGGTTGAGATTGGAAATTTAGCCAACGATGAAAgtttgaaaatgaaattttttccttcttcgttaacgaagaatgcatttacttggtTTTCGAATCTTAGACCAAATTCGATAACAATGTGGGCTCAGTTAGAAACAGCCTTTCATGCCCAGTTTTATCGAGGAGAATTGATTGTGGCAGTTACTGACTTAGTGGCTTTGAAACGAGAAGATGGTGAAACCATTGATGATTATATGATTCCTTTCAAGAATGCTAGAAGTCGATGCTATGTATCTCTTCTTGAAAGTGAAGTAGTAAAGATAGCAGTTATGGGGTTAGAATTTTATATGCGTAAAAAATTACTCAATGTGCATATTCCTAACTTAGCCCATTCAGCAGAAAGAGTTCGCCAGGTAGAAATtttgaagaaggaaaaagagaagtaTAAGAGCGAAAGGAGGTTGAAGAGTAAAACTTTTTCTCGAAAGGAAAAATTTGCTCTCGTGGCCCTGGAATCCTCTGAGGAGGAGTCCGATTTAGAGACGGAGGTTGATTTGGCCGAACTTAAGAAATGTCCTCCTTATGTGTGTTCTTTACTTAAGAAACTCCCTAGCAATGAAAAGTCGAATGATTCAAAACTGAAAAGTGGAAAGAGATACAATTTTAATATTTCGAAATCTGATAAGATTTTCGTTGtattgcttaaagataaacagtTAATTTTACCAGAAGGCAGAACTTTGCTTTCGGTGAAAGATTTAAAAGGAAAACCTTATTGTAAGTTTCACCAAGCAACTAGTCATTTAACTAACAATTGTGTTTGTTTCAGAGATTTAATACAAGAAGCCATCATGGAAGGACGATTGAAGTTTGATGATGGTAAAAAAGAGATGAAAGTTGATTTTGATCCTTTCGATTCTGAAGCCAGTTTTGCTGAGCCATATTTGGGGGTGAATACGGTTGGAGTGTCTTATGGCTTTGATGTGACCTTGGGGGACTTCGGATCGAATATCCATGCTGTCTATCCCGATGTAGGAGATGGGTTATCGGAGTTTTGATGCAGCAGAAACTCAAGGATCGAAACGTATCTCTATGTCTCCGATGCAATTTAGTATTCGATGCTGAGGCTacagcaatttttgaaaaagaaagaatgaagaaggaactgGCTCATCGAGAGGAGCAGGCTCGTCAAAAGCATCCTGTTCGACGAGTAGAGGGTTAAAGTTCTAGTGATCGTCAGAAAAGTACTATGGCTCCTATAAGCCGTTCTCAGGCTGTAGGTGTGCAATGGATTCGAAATTGTCAAGAGTTCTAGAACAGAGATACTCATTACAGGCGTAACCCACAGTGGGGTATAGGGGGCCTCTTCGAGGTCGATATCCTTATTTCTATGGCCGAGCCAGGGGAAATCCAAGGGGTAGAGGAAGAAGGGGGCAACCGCTGTCTAAAGTGGCTCATGCTGATAAAGGGCAAAGGGGCAACTCCATCGGTGCATTCTCGAATAGTCTTTTTGGTTGATGGAGAGACATATCCGAAAGGAGTTCTTTCTCCCGTGAAGTTGGACAAGGGCAAAGTAGTGGTTAGCATTCCAGTCGTTGATAAAGACAAGGGTGCTAATCTGGATGAAGAATATTTCGAAGAAGGAGACGAGGAAATGGTCGGTACCATTTTGATGATTCCAACTGAGTATTTGGGAGAATATGAAGGTGATCCTGAGGTTGATTATGACATTGATGATGAGGAAGCCTTCTCGTTCATTCGATTTGAGGATGAACCAGGTTATTTTCAGAGGCCTTCCGAGAAACAAAAATTCTATCTGCGCCCACTTCACATTACTTCAATTATGAGTGGGATTAAAGTAAACAAAGTTTTGATAGATGGAGGAGCAGTTATAAGCTTGTTGCCTGAGAAGATGCTGATGAAGGTAGGCAAGCATCTTGATGATTTGATCCCAACCAATATTTCAGTGACAGACTTTAGTGGTGCTTCGACTCCTGCTAAAGGGTTAGTTACTCTGGGGGTGAAGGTTGGATCTTCTTATCGAAACACTATTTTTGTGGTGGTGTCTTCGAGGGAAAGTTATAATACCTTGTTTGGCCAAGACTGAATTCATGGAGTTGGGGTTGTACCATCTACCGTGCATCAGAGTATTCTTCTTTGGACAGATAATGGAAAACCTGAAGTAGTCAAGGCTGATTCGAATTTATATGTCGAATAGTTTCATGTTGATTTCAAGGTGTATAGTCCAAAACTAAAGCCTTTGAATGTTGACAGGGTACTTAATTTGTTCAATTGTGAAGGGTGCTATCTGACTTCAGAGGGTATAAGTGTGAAGCTTCGCTATCCACAACTTAGCGTTCCTCCAACTGGGTGGGATTGTTCAACATAAATGGTGATTTGAAGACGCTTTTCGATGGCAAGGGAGCAAGATGTCTCGGATTATCTAGTAACTTTAAATAAGTATCTAAATAATTTCCTTTTAGTAGAAAAAAAGGTGATTCTTCTGATGAAGTTGGATCATTTAGGaatgtaatttctttttcttttcatactAAAGATTCGATCTCTTCGATCAAATTTTGTCACGGTTTAAGATCTTCTTATTTACATAATTCTAATGATATTGTTAGTTAAACTCCTGTTGAAATAGTAGAAGTTCAGTGTATTGAAAATGAAGCTGTTGTTAATCTAGCAAATAATCAAGTTCGTTTTAATCCTAGTGAATCAGTTGATTTATCTTTTGATTGCATCTATGATTTAGAACctttgagttttgaaaaatacTTAGTAAAAGATGATGAACATGCAAAAGGGTTTGAATCATAGGATCCCTTAGAAGAAATTAATCTGGGATCTATTGATGATGTTAGAATTACTTATATATGTAAAGGTCTTGCGGCCCCATTTCAAACTGAATTATACCATCTTCTACATGAGTTTAGAGATTGTTTTGCTTGGGATTATTATGAGATGCATGGTCTCGATCGTTCTCTTGTGGAACATCGATTAGCACCGAAACTAGACGCTCGACCTATAAAGCAAATGCCTCGACGATTTGCTCCTGAAATtaatcaaaagattaaagaagagattgaacgCTTGATTAAAGCAAAATTCATTCGAACCGCTCATTATATTGAATGGGTTTCGAATATTATGCCTGTgatgaaaaagaatgaaaaattaagAGTGTGTATTGATTTTAGAGATTTGAATAATACCACTCCGAAAGATGAGTATTTTATGCCTATAGCAGATATGTTAATTGACTCTACTGCAGGGAATGAAATTCTAAGTTTTATGGacagttattcaggatataatcaGATCTTCATTGCTGAAGATGATGTGTCCAAAATTGCTTTTTGATGTCCCAGGGTGTTGGGCACTTATGAGTGGATAGTTATGCCATTCAGTTTGAAAAATGCTGGTGCAACATACCAATGTGCTATGAATACCATTTTTCATGAGTACATTGAAAAATTTATGGAGGTATATATTGATGATATTATGGTTAAGTCAAATTTGGTAACTCAATACATCGATCATTTGAGAAGAGCATTTATTACTATGTGGAAGAAAGGATTAAAAATGAATCCTTTAAAATGTGCGTTTGGTGTGTCAGCAGAAAACTTTTTAGGATTTGTCATCCAGAAAAAGGGATTGCTATCGATAAGAATAAGGCtgatgcaattctggcattatcCCCTCCCAAGTCAAAAAAAAGTACAATCTTTTCTTGGAAAAGTTAATTATCTTCGAAGGTTCATATCGAATCTTTCAGGTCGAACTCGAATATTTGCAGCTttggtaaaattaaaaaatgaattacAGTTCGAATGGACAGGAGAACATCAATAAGCTTTCGAGTCAATTAAAGCTTATTTGTCCAAAGCGCCAATAATGGCGAATGTTCGCTTCATGACCTTTGAAACTATATATTGCTGCATCTGGGAACACGATTGGGTGTATGTTGGCTCAGGATGATGAGAATGGCCATGAACGAGCTGTTTATTACCTTAGTCAAGTTTTAATTGATATCGAGACAAGGTATTCACCTATTGAAAAGTTGTGCTTATCTTTGTATTACGTTTGCACAAAGTTAAAGTGCTATATGGTTGCCAAACCTGTGAAAATCATTGCACAAATTGACCTCGTTAAATATATGTTGACTTCTCCGATGTTGCAAGGTCGACTAGGGAAATGGATGTTGGCATTAATAGAGTTTGACTTGCAATATATTCTGAATGAAAGGACaggtcattgcagattttctAGTTGATCATTTGAATAATCCGAATGATTAGGGGGCAAATATAATTGACGTTCATGTTGATTTTTGGAAGTTATATTTTGATGGTTCAAAGCACAATGATGGTGCAGAAGTGAGAATTTTAATTATCTCACCAAAGGAAATTCCGTCAGAATTTTTGTTTGAGTTAAAATATTCTTGCTTGAATAATGTGGCTGAGTACGAAACTTTAATTTTGGGCCTTGAAATTTTGATCGGAAAAAGGGCTTTAGAAGTTCAAATCCTTGGGGATTCTCAGTTAGTTTTGAAACAGATATCGAAGGAGTTCAAATGTAACaatgagaagttaaaaaaatatttagcaaTGGCACGAAAATTGCTAACTTCCTTTCGAAAGGTTTCATTAGTCCATATTCCGAGAATTCAGAATGAAATTGCTAATGAGTTGGCTCAGATTGCTTCAAGATATAAAATAGGCCCTGAAACACTAAGAAAATTGACAAAAATTTGCCAAATATTAGTGCCAGTGGATGAAAGAAAAGCTGTGTTTGGATGAATAGGAAGATGATGATTGGAAAAAACTTATTGTTGAGTATTTAAAGAATCCCAGTATTCAAGTGGACAGAAAGATAAGGTTGAAAGCAATAAATTTTGTAGTAATGGATGATGAGTTATACAAGAAAGGGATCGATGGAAGTCTTTCGAGATGTTCAAGCCGATAAAAATATTGCTTTAGGGGAAGTCCATAGAGGTATATGTGGCGCTCATCAGGCTGGGATAAAAATGAAATGGGTTTTACGTCGAAATCATGTTTATTGCCCTTTAATGGTTAAAGATTTCATCGATTATGCGAAGGCGTGTCAAGAGTGTCAACGCCATGGAGTGGTGCAACAGATCCCAGCATCTGAGTTACATTCGATCATTAAGCCATGGCCATTTCGAGGTTAGGATTTAGACCTAATTGGGTTGATACACCCTCCTCCTTCGTCGAAGAATTATAAATTTGTCTTGGTGGCCATAGATTATTTTATGAAGTGGGTCGAAACTATTCCCTTGATAGAGGCTGGGCAAAATGAAGTAATAGATTTTATTGAGGAATATATAATCCATCGATTTGGAATTCCTCAAATGCTAAGTATTGATCAAGGGACTATGTTCACTGGTCAGTGAATTAAGAATTTTGCAGTTTCGAGAAATATTAACATGATTACTTCAACCCCTTATTATGCACAGGCCAATGGGCAAGTCGAAGTGgcaaacaaaattttaattagtttgattAAAAAACAGATTGGAAGCAGACCTCGAACATGGCATGAGACTTTGAGTCAGGTATTGTGGGCTTATCAAAACTCACTAAGAGGATCAACAGGTACTTCTCCTTATAAATTAGTATATGGGCATGATGCAGTTTTGCCTTTAGAAATTAATCTAAATACGTTGAGGATTTTAAGGCAAGATGAGTTGCTAGTTGATGGTTATTGGAATGCAATGTATGATGAATTAAATGATTTAGTCTCCGAGCGTGTTTTGGCTCTTGAGAATATGATTCGACAAAAGGAAAACGTTGCTCGAAGTTATAATCgtcaagtaaaagagaaatattcaGTATAAGAGAGTTGGTCTTGAAAGTTGTATTGCCAATGGAAAACAAATCGAGATTTCTTGGCAAGTGGTCCCATACTTGGGAAGGACCTTTTCAAGTAATTGAATTGTATTCTGGAAATGCATATTGAATTAAAGATATTGATTCTGGGAATGTGATTAATTCGATAAATGGAAAGTATTTGAAGGAATATCGATGTATGCCGAGTCAAGATTAATAATGCAAGTAAATAAGTCAGGATACAAAAGAGTTGTTACATATAAAATATCCTAAGGTGGTAGAATAGTAGGCGCCAAAAGTTCTCCTAAGTTAGAATGGAGTTGGACTCTCTCACTGTCCAAGGTATAGAATGCTTCAGTTTGCTCGTACTCCTCATTTTTGTGCCTTGTCAAGTTGCCTTTCACAATCTTCTTACTTGGCTTCGATAGTGCGGAGCTCCTTGAAGAGTTTTTATTGTTTGTTCTGGGCGGTAGCCAAGGGTATTGCCATGTCAGCCTTTCTCTTCCGAATCTTGGCTAGTTTTTCATTGATCTGGACTAGCTCTgcttcaagttcttcttcttgtttatcATAATGAGCTCGAGCAGTGAAGGCTTGAGAAATTCTCAGATCGAATTCTTTGTAAGAAGCCTTTATTGGTCGAAGAGCTTCGCCAAATTTTTCTGACTCAGTTCTGATTTTGGCTACTTTGCCCTGGGTTCCTTGTAGTTTATCTTGGAAGGTGATGCAGTCATTAGAAATCTTTATGAATTTCTTGACTATAGCAGAGAATTGAAGAGGAACTCGAAACTTAAGGGAGGAACTCAAAATTTCTGAaaggagtaaattcagatctgAGTGGCTAGTCCATTCAGTAGGTGGATGTGATAAAAGTTGAAGAGTAGTAGTTAATTGTTCACGGGTGTTTTCATTAAGTTATGAGGGAAGGTTGGATGTAGAAGGACCTGTAGGAGTTGGAGTTGAGATCGGTACTTCATCTTCTTGAACGATTTGGTTCAAAAAGGCAACCAAACCATCGAGGTCGACATCAGATGGTTGAGAGGGCATATCAGGGACTTCAAAGGATGGTTTTGGACCATGAGAGGTGGAAATCTCAATGTTTTTGTGTGGGCTTGGAGATTTCTAAGGAGAAGGAATAGTTTCTGGCATATGAGTGGGTGAATCGGAGTCAGGAGCAACGAGAGAATCAATGAAATTTTCAACTCAAGTTGGAGAATGAAGGTTGTCAGCATTTTGATTTTGAGAGAGTGAAGGCTATTCTTGTGTCAAATCGACTACTTGTGTATCGATCGAAATGGGTGGAATGACTTGAATTGGTTCAGCAGATATAATAGTTTGAGTTGGAGAGTGAGATTTTTGTTGCTCTGGCCTCGGTTGATCATGTTAAGTGGTTTGTTCAGGAGCGAGTGAGAAAAATGTTGACTGAGGAATTATTTCAACCTGAAATAAGACACTTAGTAAGTCAAATCTTTCAACCAAGTTAATATGTTTAAAATTAATATGAAATTACCGGAATGGATTTTCTCCGAATCAATGGTGGGGCGGATTCAGTTGTGGAATCTTCATCTGAGTCAGAAGGAGCGGCAAGAATATTTTGTATGGACTGTTTGCTTTCCTCTACAGAGCTTTCACTCGAAGATTGAACCTGatactaaagaaaaatcaaaatcatgacAAGTTCGAATGAATACAATTGAGAAAGGTTTCAAAGAGTTTGATTGAAAGATTACCCTTCTGGAAGCTCTTGTAGGAATTTGTCGATTCTTCTTTGGTGGTTGCCTTGAAGGTACTGCAACCTCGATTCTCCTTTTTGAGGTTCTTCTTGGCGAACAGTCAGTGGTTGTGGCGGTCTTGATGGCTGAGTTTTTAATCTCTTCAAGGGTGCGACTATACTTAGAATAATATGTGGTCCACCAATCAAAAAATGATTTGGTGATGTATGAACTACGCTCCTAAAGAAGGTGATTGTAGTtcatcttttgttttttattagaaAGAAGACAGATATCGAGTGCTTCCTTCGAAACTAACTCGACATGACAGAAAGCTTTGCTGTTTCAAGGAAGTGGAGTTGGAATGGTTTGAGAAAAGCCCAACTGCCTGGTTGTGTAGTGAGGAGCATAGAGAGTTGCCTTGAATTGTTTCTTTTTGTATTGAGGCAACCTAGTTGGGATCACCTGAATAGCCCGTAGGTTTGCCCAATTTCTATTGGCAATCTCATTTTCTTGATCATCATTTAGAAAGAGAAGGCGTTCGAGCCATGAAGGACCACAATTTCGACGCAAAAAAGGAGTGAAATTGAGGTCattattgttgaaattattgcaagaatgaaaaagagaaaaaacagcccagaaacgGTCCTCAGTCGAATGGGCATCTGGGAAGTTTGGTTGGAAAGAGGACAATCGAAACCTTTCGATATGTTGTTTGTCAGATGAGCTATGCCCATCTTTCTGCATGAATTTCTCAAAAATAGCATTCAACCAGAGTTGGAGGAGCCAGAGGGGACCTCCTACGTTGATTCGAGAATTGTTTCGAAGGCAATTGACCAGATAGCCAAGTTCTTCGAATAAGTGACCCAACATCAACTTGGCCAAATTAAATATGTTTCCTTCATGTAAAATGGCAGCAAGAGGGAGAAAGAGTTTTTGCATCTGAACACTTTGAGAACAGAAGACAATGGCATTTAGCCAGTAAAACAGAAACGTGACGTGTTTATAGTCGGTCACAGGTTCATTTTTCTTACCCATGTTGTGGATGATAAAATCACTATAAGAAGTTCTATGATCTATTCTGTATTCTCAGTTTGGTTGTGTgctgagcgaatattttatacgatttttaccatcattttcatatagtttttagcatgttttgtttaagttttgttaagttttcataggtttcggtacaaaattcatatttttggattctactttgagtttgtgtatttttatacaatttcatgtattttctggctgaaattgaggagctggagcaaaagtatgattcagagacagagaaagtgctgtagatgctgtcaggatctgacctccttgcattcgaaagagcttttctggagctacagaaatcccaatggagcgttctcaatggctatggaaagctaacatccagatctttccagcaatgaataatattccatactttgcttcagaattgaaggcccaaaactagcattcaatgccagcaTCCTTCCTTGTTctagcgtccaacgcccacaaggaggagaccagcgttcaacgccctagccagtgttcaacgccctagattcctcctagcacgtggatctcaatcaagctcagcctaaacactcaccaagtgggccccataagtatattttagcactaaaagactattttacccttcttatataatccttagtcattagtttagtatttatttgagaacttttacaTTCTAGAAAGACTTCCGACATATTTTCAAATtccacattgtattttctatcagtatgagtttctaaacctcctagattgaggggtggagctctgctgagttttatgaattaataaagtattactgttctatcttcaatccgtgtttgattcacttcgttcttcatcaatatgaatgcgttgaaccgacacaaggttatctcattctacatgggttcagagtgagccttttatcggacaatgatgaaccactaacTTGATTATACATCACTTAGACAACTAATTCACGACTTCATTGGGgtcttctcgagacaccagttcagccgaggtatggggagattagattCTTTGTGGTAAAGGTtagaaccaaaggcgcagcattctctgatccgaaagattcaacattgtctgtggcgttttgagtaggatcactaagcggaataaactgcaggagcttcaccctcaatcaacatggatccgcactaaccctggggttcagatctggaggagcattagcgacctctcaagaaaggcactgatcacatacagccagccatagaagaaatcattcacagttggagtagacagtaagaCTGAATTGATTCAAAAGagtaaagcatctccaagccttaaccatcttcatatcattacattcaccatcaactgagtaacgttttatttattttctttttatgcgtttaaataatcaaacaacttttctatccgtctgactaagatctacaagataaccataacttacttcaaatcacaatcctcgtgggatcgaccctgactcactcaggtattacttggacgacctagtgcacttgctggttcagttgtgcgaagtttaaTTCCGCGCACCATTGTGCATCAGAGATCAGTTCAGGGGAGCTTATGGGGAGACCAGTGATGGTAGCCACGTCAAGGAGTGAAAGGCCAATCATTTCACAAGGGAGGTGGAAGTTGTTGGTAGTCCTGTTCCAAAACCACCGCTCCTATCATCCAGGGGTGAGCGATTGGTGTGAAGTGAGAAAGTCGTAGGAGCTCTTGGATGCCAAGAGCTCTCCAGGCAGTATTTTTCTCCGATTCAAGATGCCTGTGCCAGGTTCTAAAATCAGCCCCTCGTGGAGTAATTTTAGGGTTGTTCCTGAAGAATTTTTGAGGATTAACGAAATGAAAAATGACAAGGTTCTGGTTGATTAGCAAGTCTTCTCCTTGTGCATTGGGGAAGTAAGGGATATGTTTGTGTGCCCGTTCCATGTTAAACAATGAGTTTCATCGTTGACGTTGAACGGGATGAAAATCCTGGTGTCATCGACTTGAGGTTGAGGATCTTCaataattttatcattaaatttattGAGTATTTTCAAAGTTGGAGGAGCATGAGGTTGAACCATAGAATCTTTGCCCTTGTCTTGTGCGGCAACACGGGTTAAAGAGGAAGCCATTGTTGATTAAG is a window from the Arachis hypogaea cultivar Tifrunner chromosome 17, arahy.Tifrunner.gnm2.J5K5, whole genome shotgun sequence genome containing:
- the LOC112763841 gene encoding uncharacterized protein, producing the protein MRRRVKSVNAMEWCNRSQHLSYIRSLSHGHFEANGQVEVANKILISLIKKQIGSRPRTWHETLSQVLWAYQNSLRGSTGTSPYKLVYGHDAVLPLEINLNTLRILRQDELLVDGYWNAMYDELNDLVSERVLALENMIRQKENVARSYNRQVKEKYSV